From Channa argus isolate prfri chromosome 18, Channa argus male v1.0, whole genome shotgun sequence, the proteins below share one genomic window:
- the LOC137103886 gene encoding beta-1,3-galactosyltransferase 9, giving the protein MQCFLCKLRTHQWCFLLFNVLLFHALLFGADFVEDYLLQPTPGIYTDNSVVDVREKARKLDLSNAKENVTHAYPITNPAACRNSDFFLLTLVFSSPANVTQRQAVRRTWANQTLIKGFPVRLLFFLGSTQTFDTQEALLKESDCYGDMVQVQAVGESSLYAPIERTVLALRWVITFCPLARFVLLAKDSVFVNLPAIGGYLLGLHRHPEDLYLGRVIQKESPDRDSRSPGYLPPALYPEKYLPEYCDGTAYVLSQDVVRKVYVASATVRAPVPVDVFVGLCAQKAGVAPTHSARFSGDKHIRYNVCCYDYLFSSAGMGSNELERVWADLGHKTDRCSLLQTYYGLVRCKALTYLGKLSFSS; this is encoded by the exons ATGCAG TGCTTCCTGTGCAAGCTACGTACCCACCAATGGTGTTTCCTACTCTTCAACGTGCTACTTTTCCATGCCCTACTGTTTGGGGCTGACTTTGTCGAAGACTACCTGCTGCAGCCTACTCCTGGGATCTACACGGACAACTCTGTTGTTGATGTGAGGGAGAAGGCAAGGAAACTAGATTTGAGCAATGCCAAGGAAAACGTGACCCATGCCTACCCGATCACTAACCCTGCTGCATGCAGAAACTCAGACTTCTTCCTACTCACCCTAGTCTTCAGCTCCCCAGCTAACGTCACCCAAAGACAAGCAGTCAGGAGGACGTGGGCCAACCAGACACTGATCAAAGGCTTCCCAGTGcggctgcttttctttttaggaTCCACTCAGACATTTGATACACAAGAAGCGCTCTTGAAAGAGTCTGACTGCTACGGGGACATGGTCCAGGTTCAGGCTGTGGGTGAATCATCTCTCTATGCTCCAATAGAAAGGACAGTGCTGGCTCTCCGCTGGGTCATCACCTTCTGTCCTTTAGCACGCTTTGTCCTTTTGGCCAAGGACTCTGTGTTTGTGAACCTCCCTGCCATTGGAGGCTACCTCCTTGGGCTGCACAGACACCCTGAGGACCTTTATCTAGGTAGAGTGATCCAGAAAGAATCCCCTGATCGAGACTCCCGCAGTCCTGGCTACCTGCCCCCAGCTCTGTACCCTGAGAAGTACCTGCCTGAATACTGTGATGGGACGGCTTATGTTCTATCTCAGGATGTGGTCCGGAAAGTGTATGTGGCATCTGCAACAGTTCGTGCACCTGTGCCAGTGGATGTTTTTGTGGGCCTTTGTGCTCAAAAGGCTGGTGTGGCACCAACCCACAGTGCCAGATTCTCAGGTGACAAACATATTCGCTACAATGTCTGCTGCTATGACTATCTGTTTAGCTCTGCAGGAATGGGGAGCAATGAACTAGAAAGAGTGTGGGCAGACCTGGGACATAAGACTGACAGATGCTCGCTGTTACAGACCTACTATGGTTTGGTGAGGTGCAAGGCCCTTACCTACCTGGGTAAACTGTCCTTCAGCTCTTAG
- the psmd5 gene encoding 26S proteasome non-ATPase regulatory subunit 5, giving the protein MAASIESLLAEISSVEDPIEELQSLKTALLSISLSALRESLTGQRFDVIFSLLNSSQREQVELCVDILERILMAHSPVDLAQKYRGELQEGLTHPNETVKILALTQIGRMVEHPDAVTEILNDHNILEAVIRCIGEEKMAVAKQAIQSLSMMSHSKPGLEKLFHSDLLKAMKDVMATSDIVRYRIYELVVEISGVSPISLGYCANSNFISQLLGELTGDDVLIRATAIEMVTNLAHSQHGRQYLAQQGIMDKISNMIRGADTDPLSSLYLPGLIKFFGNLAIMDSPQQVCENYPAFQNKVFEMALDPDPVMIGVALDTLGLLGSTVEGKQVLQKTGEKFKAVLLKMSQHASSGATELRVRSLDAISQLLTLQPEQQTEDLLALTESWFHLLSNQPMDLIRNISTQPIPELHCRALRIFSAIATQPWGQRLMISTPGFMEFILDRSTGQTKEAKDAKFELVETLACSSTATEILGSQHYISLKTYLREGPYHVSAVAAVSTEGAD; this is encoded by the exons ATGGCTGCTTCCATTGAGAGTTTACTGGCGGAAATCTCCAGCGTTGAGGATCCAATTGAAGAGttgcaaagtttaaaaacagcaCTATTATCGATATCTCTCAGCGCTTTGAGGGAGTCATTGACCGGGCAGCGTTTTGatgtcattttctctctgttaaACTCAAGTCAAAG AGAGCAAGTTGAGCTATGTGTGGACATCCTTGAACGCATCTTAATGGCCCACAGCCCTGTAGACCTGGCCCAGAAATACCGAGGCGAACTGCAGGAGGGTCTGACCCATCCTAATGAAACTGTTAAGATACTGGCCTTGACACAG ATTGGTAGGATGGTGGAACATCCTGACGCTGTCACTGAAATCCTCAACGACCACAACATTCTTGAAGCAGTGATCAGGTGCATTGGAGAAGAGAAGATGGCTGTGGCAAAGCAG GCCATTCAGTCCCTGTCTATGATGAGTCACTCCAAACCTGGATTAGAGAAACTGTTCCACAGTGACCTGCTTAAAGCCATGAAAGATGTGATGGCCACAAGTGACATTGTCAGATACAGAATTTATGAG CTGGTGGTGGAAATATCAGGTGTATCTCCCATTTCCCTTGGCTACTGTGCCAACAGCAACTTCATTTCTCAGCTGCTGGGTGAACTGACAGGAGATGATGTATTAATCAG GGCCACAGCCATTGAGATGGTGACAAATCTAGCCCACAGTCAGCATGGCCGGCAGTATTTGGCTCAGCAGGGTATCATGGACAAGATCTCCAACATGATCAGAGGTGCAGACACGGATCCCTTATCCTCCCTTTACCTTCCTG GCTTGATAAAGTTCTTTGGAAACCTGGCCATTATGGACAGCCCTCAGCAGGTTTGTGAGAACTACCCAGCCTTTCAGAACAAAGTGTTTGAGATGGCTCTGGACCCAGACCCTGTGATGATTGGTGTGGCTTTGGACACTTTAGGATTACTGGGATCTACTGTGGAGGGAAAGCAGGTCCTGCAGAAAACAG GAGAAAAGTTCAAAGCTGTGTTGCTCAAAATGAGCCAGCATGCCAGCTCTGGAGCTACAGAGCTCAGAGTGCGTAGTTTGGACGCCATATCACAACTTCTTACTCTACAG ccagagcagcagacagaggaccTTTTGGCCCTGACAGAGTCCTGGTTTCACCTTTTGTCTAACCAGCCCATGGACCTGATTCGTAACATCAGCACTCAGCCCATTCCAGAGCTGCATTGTCGGGCTTTGCGGATATTCAGT GCTATTGCCACTCAGCCTTGGGGTCAGAGGTTAATGATCAGCACTCCTGGTTTCATGGAGTTCATTTTGGATCGTTCAACTGGACAGACAAAAGAGGCCAAAGATGCTAAGTTTGAACTGGTGGAAACACTTGCGTGTTCGTCGACAGCTACAGAGATACTGGGCAGCCAGCATTACATCAGTCTGAAGACTTATCTCCGAGAAGGGCCATACCATGTGTCAGCTGTGGCTGCAGTCAGCACAGAAGGAGCAGACTGA
- the LOC137103916 gene encoding 26S proteasome non-ATPase regulatory subunit 5-like → MAASNIERLLAEISSAEDPIEELQSLKAALLSIPLDALTESLTGQRFDAIFFLLNSTQREQVELCVDIIERILMAHSTVDLAENYRDELQEGLTHPNETVKILALTQIGRMVEHPDAVTEILNDHDILEAVIRCIGEEKMAVAKLAIQSLSMMSHSKPGLEKLFHSDLLKAMKDVMATSDIVRYRIYELVVEISGVSPISLGYCANSNFISQLLGELTGDDVLIRATAIEMVTNLAHSQHGRQYLAQQGIMDKCSNMIRDADTDPLSSLYLPGLIKFFGNLAIMDSPQQVFENYPAFQNKVFEMALDPDPVMIGVALDTLGLLGSTVEGKQVLQKTGEKFKAVLLKMSQHASSGATELRVHSLDAISQLLTLQPEQQTEALLALTESWFHLLSNQPMEMIREISAQPFPELHCQGLGIFTAIATQPWGQRLMISTPGFMEFILDRSTGQTKEAKDAKFELVETLVCSSTAEKIVGSQHYISLKTFLREESYHVSAVAAVSTEGTD, encoded by the exons ATGGCTGCTTCCAATATTGAGCGTTTACTGGCGGAAATCTCCAGTGCTGAAGATCCAATTGAAGAGTTGCAAAGTTTAAAAGCAGCTTTATTATCAATACCTCTCGACGCTTTGACAGAGTCACTGACCGGGCAGCGTTTTGATGcgattttctttctgttaaactcaactcaaag AGAGCAAGTTGAGCTATGTGTGGACATCATTGAACGCATCTTAATGGCCCACAGCACTGTAGACCTGGCCGAGAACTACAGAGACGAGCTGCAGGAGGGTCTGACCCATCCTAATGAAACTGTAAAGATACTGGCCTTGACACAG ATTGGTAGGATGGTGGAACATCCTGACGCTGTAACTGAAATCCTCAATGACCACGACATTCTTGAAGCAGTTATCAGGTGCATTGGAGAAGAGAAGATGGCTGTGGCAAAGCTG GCCATTCAGTCCCTGTCTATGATGAGTCACTCCAAACCTGGATTAGAAAAACTGTTCCACAGTGACCTGCTTAAAGCCATGAAAGATGTGATGGCCACAAGTGACATTGTCAGATACAGAATTTATGAG CTGGTGGTGGAAATATCAGGTGTATCTCCCATTTCCCTTGGCTACTGTGCCAACAGCAACTTCATTTCTCAGCTGCTGGGTGAACTGACAGGAGATGATGTATTAATCAG GGCCACAGCCATTGAGATGGTGACAAATCTAGCCCACAGTCAGCATGGCCGGCAGTATTTGGCTCAGCAGGGTATCATGGACAAGTGCTCCAACATGATCAGAGATGCAGACACGGATCCCTTATCCTCCCTTTACCTTCCTG GCTTGATAAAGTTCTTTGGAAACCTGGCCATTATGGACAGCCCTCAGCAGGTTTTTGAGAACTACCCAGCCTTTCAGAACAAAGTGTTTGAGATGGCTCTGGACCCAGACCCTGTGATGATTGGTGTGGCTTTGGACACTTTGGGATTACTGGGATCTACTGTGGAGGGAAAGCAGGTCCTGCAGAAAACAG GAGAAAAGTTCAAAGCTGTGTTGCTCAAAATGAGCCAGCATGCCAGCTCTGGAGCTACAGAGCTCAGAGTGCATAGTTTGGACGCCATATCACAACTTCTTACTCTACAG ccagagcagcagacagaggctCTTTTGGCCCTGACAGAGTCCTGGTTTCACCTTTTGTCTAACCAGCCCATGGAAATGATTCGTGAAATCAGCGCTCAGCCGTTTCCAGAGCTGCATTGCCAGGGTTTGGGGATATTCACT gcTATTGCCACTCAGCCTTGGGGTCAGAGGTTAATGATCAGCACTCCTGGTTTCATGGAGTTCATTTTGGATCGTTCAACTGGACAGACAAAAGAGGCCAAAGATGCTAAGTTTGAACTGGTGGAAACACTTGTGTGTTCGTCAACAGCTGAAAAGATAGTGGGCAGCCAGCATTACATCAGTCTGAAGACTTTTCTCAGAGAAGAATCATACCATGTGTCAGCTGTGGCTGCAGTCAGCACAGAAGGAACAGACTGA